In Chelmon rostratus isolate fCheRos1 chromosome 4, fCheRos1.pri, whole genome shotgun sequence, a genomic segment contains:
- the LOC121605749 gene encoding histamine H3 receptor yields the protein MKKVCNDCGSELDMGAHILESNSSGNLTPAVSEAGTVLPGYLAVILSVLMVTLVVVVVAGNALVIMAFIVDKTLRNQSNYFFLNLAISDFLVGAFCIPVYIPYNLTGRWMLGKGLCKVWLVMDYLLCTASVFNIVLISYDRFLSVTRAVKYRAQRNMTRLAVFKMVAVWLLAFLLYGPAIIFWETIVGQSVVPAHECYAEFYFTWYFLLSASTFEFFTPFVSVAFFNFSIYMNIYRRNKNRGASAEDDAKAQRISKKHRDGKGWSVFFVKTRKVSSSEPTAISAVIEDDDVLSPSSNGDPTTSQIFMQREKCSPNRKNSRLCQHTASCTAPGQRTHGSRLSRDKKIAKSLAIIVCIFGICWAPYTLLMIIRAACSGACVANHWYDITFWLLWLNSAINPFLYPLCHSSFRRAFSKILCPKRQSVQPQIEAQSC from the exons ATGAAAAAGGTGTGCAATGATTGCGGCTCTGAATTAGATATGGGCGCGCATATTCTGGAGTCCAACTCCAGCGGCAACTTGACTCCTGCGGTGTCCGAGGCTGGGACTGTCCTCCCGGGCTACCTGGCGGTGATCTTATCGGTCCTCATGGTGACTCTGGTTGTCGTTGTGGTGGCTGGAAACGCGCTGGTCATCATGGCTTTCATTGTGGATAAAACCCTGAGAAATCAAAGCAACTACTTCTTCCTGAACCTTGCTATATCAGATTTTCTCGTGG GTGCCTTCTGCATCCCGGTGTACATCCCGTACAATCTGACAGGCCGGTGGATGCTGGGTAAAGGTCTCTGCAAGGTGTGGCTGGTCATGGACTACCTGCTCTGCACCGCCTCAGTCTTCAACATTGTCCTCATTAGTTATGACCGCTTCCTGTCAGTCACAAGAGCA GTTAAATACAGAGCACAAAGAAACATGACCCGCCTGGCTGTGTTCAAGATGGTGGCGGTGTGGCTGCTGGCCTTCCTCCTCTACGGCCCTGCCATCATCTTCTGGGAGACGATCGTGGGCCAGAGCGTCGTCCCGGCCCACGAGTGCTACGCCGAGTTTTACTTCACCTGGTACTTCCTGCTGAGCGCTTCTACCTTTGAGTTCTTCACCCCGTTTGTGTCCGTGGCCTTCTTCAACTTCAGCATTTACATGAACATCTATCGCAGGAACAAGAACAGGGGCGCCAGCGCCGAGGACGACGCCAAGGCGCAGAGGATCAGTAAGAAGCACAGAGATGGAAAAGGCTGGTCTGTGTTCTTTGTGAAGACTCGGAAGGTGTCGTCCAGCGAGCCTACCGCTATCTCTGCGGTAATCGAGGATGACGATGTCCTGTCCCCTTCCTCCAACGGGGACCCCACCACCAGTCAGATATTCATGCAGAGGGAGAAGTGCTCTCCTAATCGAAAAAACTCCAGGCTGTGTCAGCACACGGCCTCCTGCACTGCGCCCGGCCAGAGGACACATGGATCTCGTCTTTCGCGAGACAAAAAGATCGCCAAGTCTTTAGCCATCATTGTCTGTATTTTTGGGATTTGCTGGGCTCCTTACACTCTACTGATGATTATCCGCGCCGCCTGCAGCGGTGCGTGTGTGGCGAACCACTGGTACGACATCACGTTCTGGCTTCTGTGGTTGAACTCTGCCATCAACCCGTTCTTGTACCCTCTGTGCCACAGCAGCTTTCGAAGGGCTTTCTCGAAGATACTGTGTCCTAAAAGACAATCTGTCCAGCCTCAGATTGAGGCTCAATCCTGTTAG